One Curtobacterium sp. MCLR17_032 genomic window carries:
- a CDS encoding prepilin-type N-terminal cleavage/methylation domain-containing protein has product MYFALMGKLDARRKGLLEDKEKGFTLIELLVVVIIIGILAAIAIPVYIGVQNNAKDSAAKSDLTNAKTAMITAFTNDNKYPTSLKTGTAYISGYTPSNYVSGTGVEPAIVGTPSNSTGAFCIQATSNVGGTDHVFKVTQDGGVVSGACS; this is encoded by the coding sequence ATGTACTTCGCTCTCATGGGCAAGCTCGACGCTCGCCGCAAGGGTCTCCTCGAGGACAAGGAGAAGGGCTTCACGCTCATCGAACTCCTGGTCGTCGTCATCATCATCGGCATCCTCGCTGCGATCGCCATCCCGGTGTACATCGGCGTCCAGAACAACGCCAAGGACTCCGCGGCGAAGTCGGATCTCACCAACGCGAAGACCGCGATGATCACAGCCTTCACGAACGACAACAAGTACCCGACCTCGCTCAAGACCGGTACGGCCTACATCAGCGGCTACACGCCGAGCAACTACGTCTCCGGCACCGGTGTCGAGCCCGCGATCGTCGGTACGCCGAGCAACTCGACGGGCGCGTTCTGTATCCAGGCGACGAGCAACGTCGGCGGCACGGACCACGTGTTCAAGGTGACGCAGGACGGGGGCGTCGTCTCCGGCGCCTGCTCCTGA
- a CDS encoding ATP-binding cassette domain-containing protein: protein MSVEIALHGVSKRYGRNTVLSDVSFTCRPGTITAFCGPNGAGKTTALRVLAGLTRPDAGAALINGRRLLDIEEPARAIGVVLDASAFHPGRTVRETLRLGAMTMGVDSHRAVECVELVGLGGVQMRRVGQLSLGMRQRLGIAHALLGDPGALVLDEPSNGLDPGGILWLDHVLTTFADRGGTVLVSTHQLAAVERTADRLVAVSRGRVVADTALSDVRTERTTVGSDDTRLGSVLRAAGWRVQQTGSRFVVEASPVAVGRLTCDQGIALCELRADEHRLDEFLATVSAPEYQGKVD, encoded by the coding sequence ATGAGCGTCGAGATCGCTCTCCACGGTGTGAGCAAGCGCTACGGACGGAACACCGTGCTCTCCGACGTGAGCTTCACCTGTCGACCGGGAACGATCACCGCTTTCTGCGGCCCGAACGGTGCAGGGAAGACGACCGCTCTGCGCGTCCTGGCTGGTCTGACCAGGCCTGACGCGGGTGCGGCACTCATCAACGGCCGGCGGCTCCTGGACATCGAGGAGCCCGCGCGTGCCATCGGGGTCGTCCTGGACGCGTCCGCCTTCCACCCCGGTCGCACAGTTCGAGAGACGCTGCGGCTGGGCGCGATGACGATGGGGGTCGATTCCCATCGCGCGGTCGAATGCGTCGAGCTGGTCGGACTCGGAGGCGTGCAGATGCGACGCGTGGGACAGCTCTCACTCGGTATGCGGCAGCGCCTCGGCATCGCACACGCCCTGCTGGGTGACCCGGGCGCGCTCGTGTTGGACGAACCGTCCAACGGCCTCGATCCCGGTGGCATCCTCTGGCTCGATCACGTGCTCACGACGTTCGCCGATCGCGGAGGGACCGTGCTCGTCTCGACCCATCAGCTCGCTGCTGTCGAGCGGACAGCCGACAGACTCGTCGCAGTGTCCCGTGGGAGGGTGGTCGCGGACACGGCGCTGAGCGACGTCCGAACAGAACGGACGACAGTCGGGTCGGACGACACCCGTCTCGGAAGCGTCCTCCGAGCAGCCGGATGGCGTGTTCAGCAGACCGGGAGCCGCTTCGTCGTGGAGGCTTCCCCCGTCGCCGTCGGGCGACTCACCTGCGACCAGGGCATCGCTCTGTGCGAGCTCCGGGCCGATGAGCACCGTCTGGACGAGTTCCTCGCAACAGTGTCGGCACCCGAGTACCAGGGGAAGGTCGACTGA
- a CDS encoding VOC family protein, whose translation MDITSVTVGLPVTDLEASCLWYGAVFERLEPDLEPTEGVAEYEVGGIWIQLLEDPDADDNPVIVRFGVDDVAAQHTRIAALGIDVGPIECVDGAVDWFDARDPDGNVLSLYSLADESGRGSGGRDSDAGRSV comes from the coding sequence ATGGACATCACGAGCGTGACCGTGGGGTTGCCCGTCACCGACCTCGAGGCCTCCTGCCTCTGGTACGGCGCGGTGTTCGAACGGCTCGAGCCCGACCTCGAACCGACCGAGGGCGTCGCCGAGTACGAGGTCGGCGGCATCTGGATCCAGCTCCTCGAGGACCCCGACGCCGACGACAACCCCGTCATCGTCCGCTTCGGCGTGGACGACGTCGCCGCCCAGCACACGCGCATCGCGGCCCTCGGCATCGACGTCGGACCGATCGAGTGCGTCGACGGAGCCGTCGACTGGTTCGACGCCCGCGACCCCGACGGCAACGTCCTCAGCCTCTACTCGCTCGCCGACGAGAGTGGCCGCGGTTCCGGCGGGCGCGACAGCGACGCCGGGCGCTCCGTCTAG
- a CDS encoding type II secretion system F family protein: protein MSLAFDYRGRDGAGKLVKGRVDAASEGAVVQRLRGMGVSPIAITEAKAGTGLQTEIKIPGFEKGVGLKDLAIMSRQASTMLSSGLSLLRALSILADQTESKKLKDILGKVRDEVEQGVSFSEAIARYEAEFPPIMINMIRAGETGGFLDQAMDSIATNFEKEHKLRTTIKSAMTYPVVVLIMSLVAVAIMLVFIVPIFQDMFANLGGKLPLPTMVLVYASHAMKFVLPVLIPLVVIGWLWWRANKNSVKVRSAIDPLKLRVPVFGALNRKIVIARFSRNLSDMIAAGVPILQGLQIAGLVSGNIVVENAVGRVAESVRKGTTIAEPLILESIFPSMVSQMVAVGEDAGSLEVMLEKISVFYDAEVEATTEALTSLIEPLLIAFLGVVVGGMIVALYLPIFQITTLVK, encoded by the coding sequence ATGTCCCTCGCATTCGACTACCGCGGACGGGACGGCGCGGGGAAGCTCGTCAAAGGCCGCGTCGACGCCGCGTCCGAAGGCGCCGTCGTCCAGCGCCTGCGCGGCATGGGCGTCTCGCCGATCGCCATCACCGAGGCGAAGGCCGGCACGGGGCTGCAGACCGAGATCAAGATCCCGGGCTTCGAGAAAGGCGTCGGGCTCAAGGACCTGGCGATCATGTCGCGGCAGGCGTCGACGATGTTGTCGTCGGGGTTGTCGCTGCTTCGTGCGCTGTCGATCCTGGCGGACCAGACGGAGAGCAAGAAGCTCAAGGACATCTTGGGGAAGGTGCGCGACGAGGTCGAGCAGGGTGTCTCGTTCTCCGAGGCGATCGCGCGGTACGAGGCAGAGTTCCCGCCGATCATGATCAACATGATCCGCGCGGGGGAGACCGGTGGCTTCCTCGACCAGGCCATGGACTCGATCGCGACGAACTTCGAGAAGGAGCACAAGCTCCGGACGACCATCAAGTCAGCCATGACCTACCCGGTCGTCGTGCTCATCATGTCCCTGGTGGCCGTTGCCATCATGCTCGTGTTCATCGTGCCGATCTTCCAGGACATGTTCGCGAACCTCGGGGGCAAGCTCCCGCTACCGACGATGGTGCTCGTCTACGCCTCGCACGCGATGAAGTTCGTGCTGCCGGTACTCATCCCCCTCGTCGTCATCGGCTGGTTGTGGTGGCGCGCGAACAAGAACTCTGTGAAGGTGCGGAGCGCGATAGACCCGCTCAAGCTGCGGGTGCCGGTATTCGGCGCGTTGAACCGGAAGATCGTCATTGCGCGGTTCTCCCGCAATCTCTCCGACATGATCGCAGCCGGCGTTCCCATTCTGCAGGGGCTGCAGATCGCCGGCCTGGTTTCCGGCAACATCGTCGTCGAGAATGCCGTAGGCCGAGTGGCGGAATCCGTTCGGAAAGGCACGACGATCGCCGAGCCGCTCATTCTCGAGTCGATATTCCCGAGTATGGTTTCGCAGATGGTCGCGGTCGGTGAAGATGCCGGGTCTCTCGAAGTGATGCTGGAAAAGATATCGGTGTTCTACGACGCGGAAGTGGAAGCAACCACCGAAGCGCTCACGTCGCTCATCGAGCCGCTGCTGATCGCTTTCCTCGGTGTCGTTGTCGGTGGGATGATTGTGGCGCTCTACCTGCCGATCTTCCAGATCACCACTCTCGTCAAGTAG
- a CDS encoding ATPase, T2SS/T4P/T4SS family: MATLSEILILNGALPIEYLDAMTGHEDVDEQAIRSLVEQGVVSEAQYITARAASHNSKTVPLTDYPVDGTAVSVLPAPLCRRHAVLGIGFEGETLVLAMVNPANVLAIDDARTASGRPIKPLQVDERDLLSAFDRYLRADDELNDLTSSLEEEARTTEHQADIGDGSLDDVPIVRFVNLLVSQAIQDHASDIHIEPGEHEVRVRYRIDGVLHEMTPAPKNIQNGVISRLKIMSDIDIAERRKPQDGRMSVRHGGRQIDLRVATLPTVWGEKVVMRILDNTNTSLTLKDLNLLDRNAAAYQRSYSKPYGMILVTGPTGSGKSTTLYTTLNAVAKPEINVITVEDPVEYRMAGVNQVQVNPKAGLTFASALRSILRSDPDVVLLGEIRDHETAQIAIEASLTGHLVLSTLHTNDAPSAITRLTEMDIEPFLVGSALDCVVAQRLARKLCDRCKAPAFYEAEQLHALGFLDSAAAEVPDFFAPIGCSVCSNTGYRGRIALHEVMTVSEEIERLAVSRASSAEISRVAQEQGMLTLRMDGWEKVKLGLTSVDEILRVVA, encoded by the coding sequence ATGGCAACCCTGTCCGAGATCCTGATCCTCAACGGCGCCCTCCCGATCGAGTACCTCGACGCGATGACCGGTCACGAAGACGTCGACGAGCAGGCGATCCGCTCACTCGTCGAGCAGGGCGTCGTGAGCGAGGCGCAGTACATCACCGCGCGTGCGGCGTCCCACAACTCCAAGACGGTCCCGCTGACCGACTACCCGGTGGACGGCACGGCCGTCTCGGTGCTCCCCGCGCCGCTGTGCCGCCGGCACGCGGTGCTCGGCATCGGGTTCGAGGGCGAGACCCTCGTGCTCGCCATGGTGAACCCGGCGAACGTCCTGGCGATCGACGACGCTCGCACGGCGTCCGGCCGGCCGATCAAGCCGCTGCAGGTGGACGAACGGGACCTGCTGTCGGCGTTCGACCGGTACCTGCGGGCCGACGACGAGCTCAACGACCTCACCTCGTCGCTCGAAGAAGAAGCACGGACCACCGAGCACCAGGCCGACATCGGTGACGGCTCGCTCGACGACGTCCCGATCGTCCGCTTCGTCAACCTGCTGGTCTCGCAGGCGATCCAGGACCACGCGTCCGACATCCACATCGAGCCCGGCGAGCACGAGGTCCGGGTCCGCTACCGCATCGACGGTGTCCTGCACGAGATGACCCCGGCGCCCAAGAACATCCAGAACGGCGTCATCAGCCGGCTCAAGATCATGAGCGACATCGACATCGCCGAGCGGCGGAAACCCCAGGACGGCCGCATGTCCGTCCGGCACGGCGGCCGACAGATCGACCTCCGCGTGGCGACGCTGCCGACGGTGTGGGGCGAGAAGGTCGTCATGCGCATCCTCGACAACACGAACACGTCGTTGACGCTGAAGGACCTCAATCTGCTCGACCGGAACGCCGCTGCCTACCAGCGCTCCTACTCGAAGCCGTACGGCATGATCCTGGTCACCGGCCCCACCGGTTCCGGCAAGTCGACCACGCTCTACACGACCCTGAACGCGGTCGCGAAGCCCGAGATCAACGTCATCACCGTCGAGGACCCGGTCGAGTACCGGATGGCAGGTGTCAACCAGGTGCAGGTCAACCCGAAGGCCGGACTGACCTTCGCGTCGGCGCTCCGCAGCATCCTCCGCTCGGACCCCGACGTCGTCCTGCTCGGTGAGATCCGTGACCACGAGACCGCCCAGATCGCGATCGAGGCGTCGCTGACCGGCCACCTCGTGCTCTCCACCCTGCACACCAACGACGCCCCGTCCGCGATCACCCGGCTCACCGAGATGGACATCGAACCGTTCCTCGTCGGGTCCGCACTCGACTGCGTGGTCGCCCAGCGTCTGGCCCGCAAGCTCTGCGACCGGTGCAAGGCCCCCGCGTTCTACGAAGCCGAGCAGCTGCACGCCCTCGGTTTCCTCGACAGCGCCGCCGCCGAGGTGCCGGACTTCTTCGCGCCGATCGGCTGCTCCGTCTGCTCGAACACCGGGTACCGCGGCCGCATCGCCCTGCACGAGGTCATGACCGTGTCCGAGGAGATCGAGCGCCTCGCGGTGTCCCGGGCCTCGAGTGCCGAGATCAGCCGCGTCGCCCAGGAGCAGGGCATGCTCACCCTCCGCATGGACGGGTGGGAGAAGGTCAAGCTCGGGCTGACGAGCGTCGACGAGATCCTGCGCGTGGTCGCGTAG
- a CDS encoding GNAT family N-acetyltransferase, with protein sequence MATLRERVTAPAHLDFPEPVGGLTFRPATMADLPAVHGIALESAAVDEPHAHPSTEDFVHRLSTEGLDPERDTVVGTDADGHVHAYAIVIPVPTRDTAARILLGGSVRPAYRGQGIGRRVLAWQTARARQHLAGLDLDLPGAVDLTAPQGSSALALAARAGLHPVRTWVDMQVVLDGDERAAERDRLPSLPDGLVLRAATGDDIEPMRAAKNDAFRDHWGSQPMVEADWRGYLTAEKSRLDLSRVVVDEQGDVLAFTVVESDPGAFAARGRSFGYIHWVGVVRRARGRGLAPLVVRATLDALRDADLSAASLEVDAENPSGAVALYERLGFVGGTATITTSMAL encoded by the coding sequence ATGGCGACGCTGCGCGAACGGGTCACGGCTCCGGCTCACCTCGACTTCCCCGAGCCGGTCGGCGGGCTGACGTTCCGGCCGGCCACCATGGCGGACCTGCCGGCCGTGCACGGCATCGCCCTCGAGTCGGCGGCGGTCGACGAGCCGCACGCGCATCCCTCCACAGAGGACTTCGTGCACCGGCTGTCCACAGAAGGGCTCGACCCCGAGCGTGACACGGTCGTCGGGACCGATGCTGACGGTCATGTGCACGCGTACGCCATCGTCATCCCGGTCCCGACCAGGGACACCGCTGCCCGGATCCTCCTGGGCGGCTCGGTGCGACCCGCGTACCGCGGACAGGGCATCGGCCGACGGGTGCTCGCCTGGCAGACCGCACGGGCCCGACAGCACCTCGCCGGGCTCGACCTCGATCTGCCCGGTGCCGTCGACCTCACTGCTCCGCAGGGATCGTCCGCGCTCGCGCTGGCCGCACGGGCCGGACTCCACCCGGTGCGCACCTGGGTCGACATGCAGGTCGTGCTCGATGGTGACGAGCGCGCTGCGGAACGGGACCGCCTGCCGTCGCTGCCGGACGGCCTCGTGCTGCGTGCGGCGACCGGAGACGACATCGAGCCGATGCGGGCTGCCAAGAACGACGCCTTCCGCGACCACTGGGGCTCCCAGCCGATGGTCGAAGCGGACTGGCGCGGGTACCTCACCGCCGAGAAGAGTCGGCTGGACCTGTCTCGCGTGGTCGTGGACGAACAGGGGGACGTGCTGGCGTTCACGGTGGTCGAGTCCGACCCCGGTGCCTTCGCCGCCCGCGGCCGGAGCTTCGGGTACATCCACTGGGTCGGTGTCGTCCGTCGAGCGCGCGGGCGTGGCCTCGCACCGCTCGTCGTCCGGGCCACCCTCGACGCCCTGCGCGACGCCGACCTGTCCGCCGCGTCCCTCGAGGTCGACGCTGAGAACCCGAGCGGTGCCGTGGCGCTCTACGAACGACTCGGGTTCGTCGGCGGGACCGCCACGATCACGACCTCGATGGCGCTCTAG
- a CDS encoding type IV pilus twitching motility protein PilT, protein MTDSVYDLTPAGDEPVDGWHPGTPGLEVGGRRAARLAQAAQQHVVQQHPVQPAEPGTPDAGAAPAVPATPVYDLSDDLAGWGAPSGAPVAVPVAQPYAVPATPPAAVPPSTASYGYAPDSALGYQATERLPVVPAVVTTSLQAVTAPPVPMAAPSGSAEINFTRHAREDADADLVTALAQVVYQGASDLHVTADAPPTVRVDGSLRPAVPGGPWARNKVIAALKTLMSAEQAAQFDQEQELDFAYSLSPEFRFRVNYYQQRGNWGAAFRIIPTKIKTLKQLGIPEHVGEFAKLPRGLVLVTGPTGSGKSTTLAALIDLVNETRADHIVTVEDPIEFMHDHKKSIINQREVGADTQSFARALKHVLRQDPDVILIGELRDLETISVALTAAETGHLVFATLHTQSAPGTIDRVIDVFPPHQQGQIRTQLAATLEGVVCQTLVPKANGTGRIVSTEIMKTTPAIGNLIREGKTYQITSAMQAGRDAGMHTMDQDLAELVNVGTITRKAALEKVHDLEGFDRLVQRVESPSDASADAIAASGIDFGDKFSGGY, encoded by the coding sequence ATGACGGACTCCGTGTACGACCTGACCCCTGCCGGCGACGAGCCCGTCGACGGCTGGCACCCCGGGACGCCCGGCCTCGAGGTCGGTGGCCGCCGGGCCGCACGCCTGGCGCAGGCCGCGCAGCAGCACGTCGTGCAGCAGCACCCCGTGCAACCCGCCGAACCCGGCACCCCGGACGCAGGCGCCGCACCCGCGGTGCCGGCCACCCCCGTCTACGACCTGAGCGACGACCTCGCCGGCTGGGGTGCCCCGAGCGGCGCACCCGTCGCCGTCCCGGTCGCCCAGCCGTACGCTGTGCCGGCCACCCCGCCCGCGGCGGTGCCGCCCTCGACCGCGAGCTACGGCTACGCACCGGACTCCGCCCTCGGGTACCAGGCGACCGAACGGCTGCCGGTCGTGCCCGCGGTCGTGACCACGAGCCTCCAGGCCGTCACCGCACCGCCGGTGCCGATGGCCGCGCCGTCCGGCAGCGCCGAGATCAACTTCACGCGCCACGCGCGGGAAGACGCCGACGCCGACCTCGTCACCGCACTCGCCCAGGTCGTCTACCAGGGTGCGTCCGACCTGCACGTCACCGCCGACGCGCCGCCCACGGTCCGCGTCGACGGCTCGCTCCGTCCCGCCGTGCCGGGAGGCCCGTGGGCGCGCAACAAGGTCATCGCAGCCCTCAAGACCCTGATGTCCGCCGAACAGGCGGCGCAGTTCGACCAGGAACAGGAACTCGACTTCGCGTACTCGCTGTCGCCCGAGTTCCGCTTCCGCGTGAACTACTACCAGCAGCGCGGCAACTGGGGTGCGGCCTTCCGCATCATCCCCACGAAGATCAAGACCCTCAAGCAGCTCGGCATCCCCGAGCACGTTGGGGAGTTCGCCAAGCTGCCGCGCGGTCTCGTGCTCGTCACCGGCCCCACCGGCTCCGGCAAGTCGACCACCCTCGCCGCGCTCATCGACCTGGTCAACGAGACCCGGGCCGACCACATCGTGACGGTCGAGGACCCGATCGAGTTCATGCACGACCACAAGAAGTCGATCATCAACCAGCGCGAGGTCGGCGCAGACACGCAGTCCTTCGCTCGCGCGTTGAAGCACGTGCTGCGCCAGGACCCGGACGTCATCCTCATCGGCGAGCTCCGCGACCTCGAGACGATCTCCGTCGCCCTCACCGCCGCCGAGACCGGCCACCTGGTGTTCGCCACCCTGCACACGCAGAGCGCTCCCGGCACCATCGACCGCGTCATCGACGTGTTCCCGCCGCACCAGCAGGGCCAGATCCGCACCCAGCTCGCCGCCACCCTCGAAGGTGTCGTGTGCCAGACCCTCGTCCCCAAGGCCAACGGCACCGGGCGGATCGTGTCCACCGAGATCATGAAGACGACCCCCGCGATCGGCAACCTCATCCGCGAGGGCAAGACCTACCAGATCACCTCGGCCATGCAGGCCGGGCGTGACGCGGGTATGCACACGATGGACCAGGACCTGGCCGAACTCGTCAACGTCGGCACCATCACCCGCAAGGCGGCGCTCGAGAAGGTGCACGACCTCGAGGGCTTCGACCGACTGGTGCAGCGCGTCGAGTCGCCGTCCGACGCGTCCGCCGACGCCATCGCCGCGAGCGGGATCGACTTCGGCGACAAGTTCTCCGGAGGCTACTGA